The Cellulomonas fulva genome includes a window with the following:
- a CDS encoding endo-1,4-beta-xylanase has product MTTPQHRHPGGGSRRAAALVGGLAAAAIAVTLAVPAQAAGSTLQAAAAETGRYFGTAIAAGRLNDGTYTGIANREFNMITAENEMKMDATEPSQNQFSYGNGDRILSWAQQNGKRVRGHALAWHSQQPGWMQNMSGSALRSAMLNHVTQVATHYRGKIYAWDVVNEAFADGSSGGRRDSNLQRTGNDWIEAAFRAARAADPNAKLCYNDYNTDNWSHAKTQGVYTMVRDFKSRGVPIDCVGFQAHFNSGNPVPSNYDTTLRNFANLGVDVQITELDIEGSGSSQAQQYQGVVQACLSVARCTGITVWGVRDSDSWRASGTPLLFDGNGNKKAAYTSVLNQLNSGGTTVPGGPTGQPTDPTGEPTTNPTTPPPTGGGSCTATYSEGQKWGDRFNGTVTIRANGNISSWTSTVTVRYPQKIIATWNGSPTWDSSGNVMTMRPSGSGALASGQSTSFGFTVMHNGNWTWPSVTCSAS; this is encoded by the coding sequence ATGACGACCCCACAGCACCGACACCCCGGCGGCGGCAGCCGCCGAGCGGCCGCTCTCGTGGGCGGCCTCGCCGCGGCGGCGATCGCCGTCACGCTCGCCGTCCCGGCGCAGGCGGCCGGGAGCACCCTGCAGGCGGCCGCTGCCGAGACCGGCCGGTACTTCGGCACCGCGATCGCGGCCGGCCGGCTGAACGACGGCACGTACACGGGCATCGCGAACCGTGAGTTCAACATGATCACGGCCGAGAACGAGATGAAGATGGACGCGACGGAGCCGTCGCAGAACCAGTTCAGCTACGGGAACGGCGACCGGATCCTGAGCTGGGCGCAGCAGAACGGGAAGCGGGTGCGCGGCCACGCGCTCGCCTGGCACTCGCAGCAGCCGGGCTGGATGCAGAACATGTCCGGCAGCGCGCTGCGCAGCGCGATGCTCAACCACGTCACCCAGGTCGCGACGCACTACCGGGGCAAGATCTACGCCTGGGACGTCGTCAACGAGGCGTTCGCCGACGGCTCGTCGGGCGGACGCCGCGACTCGAACCTGCAGCGCACCGGCAACGACTGGATCGAGGCCGCCTTCCGGGCCGCCCGCGCCGCGGACCCGAACGCCAAGCTCTGCTACAACGACTACAACACCGACAACTGGTCGCACGCCAAGACCCAGGGCGTCTACACCATGGTCCGTGACTTCAAGTCGCGCGGCGTGCCGATCGACTGCGTCGGCTTCCAGGCGCACTTCAACTCGGGCAACCCGGTCCCGTCGAACTACGACACGACGCTGCGCAACTTCGCCAACCTGGGCGTGGACGTGCAGATCACCGAGCTCGACATCGAGGGCTCGGGCAGCTCCCAGGCGCAGCAGTACCAGGGCGTCGTGCAGGCGTGCCTCTCCGTCGCGCGCTGCACCGGCATCACGGTGTGGGGGGTGCGGGACAGCGACTCGTGGCGCGCCTCCGGCACGCCGCTGCTGTTCGACGGCAACGGCAACAAGAAGGCCGCCTACACGAGCGTCCTCAACCAGCTGAACTCCGGCGGCACCACCGTCCCGGGTGGTCCGACCGGCCAGCCGACGGACCCCACCGGCGAGCCCACGACGAACCCGACGACGCCGCCGCCGACCGGGGGAGGCAGCTGCACCGCGACCTACTCCGAGGGCCAGAAGTGGGGCGACCGGTTCAACGGCACGGTGACGATCCGCGCCAACGGCAACATCAGCAGCTGGACCTCGACCGTGACGGTCCGCTACCCGCAGAAGATCATCGCCACGTGGAACGGCTCGCCCACGTGGGACTCGAGCGGGAACGTCATGACGATGCGGCCGAGCGGGAGCGGTGCGCTCGCCTCCGGTCAGTCGACGTCGTTCGGGTTCACCGTGATGCACAACGGGAACTGGACCTGGCCGTCGGTCACCTGCTCCGCCTCGTGA
- a CDS encoding glycoside hydrolase domain-containing protein: MFEHVDPFIGTDVTALPPQSGLAASWWWPKPQVGNTHPGATYPFGMVSACAYSGAYPTGYGRYDLSTEGLPPVLHDGLVASGFTHFQQSGTGAIRKYYNYFRVTPMLRPLDDLGQVWDIVEEHAEPGYYAATLSSGIRAEITVGPKSAVHRYTFPAHHDARVVIDFSLGGLDIPYGRTVPLRAHLASVGPGCAEGEVVVEGAPLAVRVECDAPQWRQMLWYDRRLMPGGTRLDFDRIRPTTLRPFGLMWAGPAEPGQVVELRFGFSLRGAEQARESLHRECGPGPGVPSFEVRRAATQDAWREQLAKVAVDTPSSDKQTVLATALYHSLVKPCLAPDESPFWPTPGPFAFDLSTMWDIYRTHLPLMTALVPDKAVELANALLQIAEEEGNLPIGYRMARGADRFSRQGSALAHTFLADVCALGLPGVDWDWALVHMHDDLRRTYGEEYLQRGITHPVSHTLDLAFGYWCTAIVAARAGDLTLVDQFSALAGGWTTAFDPATGLLVDSTWYEGGKWNYSFRLLHDMASRVALAGGDEAFVGMLDRFFGFGAPPVRQPGLLPGLDELAAGYALDRFEGLNNEPDMEAPWAYMYAGRPDRTAQVVHDVVQQQFGTGRGGLPGNDDSGGLSSWYVWASLGLFPVAGQNLFLLNAPAWREARLDLGGAALTVETTGFVEPEAGGPPQHVQSVHLDGEPLDRPYLTGGELHRGGRLLIGLGPEPSGWGTTHRPPSSPAPPTRPGRAGHLTPLERTTP, from the coding sequence GTGTTCGAGCACGTCGACCCGTTCATCGGCACGGACGTCACCGCGCTGCCGCCGCAGAGCGGGCTGGCCGCCAGCTGGTGGTGGCCCAAGCCGCAGGTCGGCAACACGCACCCGGGCGCGACGTACCCGTTCGGGATGGTCTCGGCGTGCGCGTACTCGGGCGCGTACCCGACGGGCTACGGACGCTACGACCTGTCGACCGAGGGCCTCCCGCCGGTGCTGCACGACGGGCTCGTCGCGAGCGGGTTCACGCACTTCCAGCAGTCCGGAACGGGCGCGATCCGCAAGTACTACAACTACTTCCGCGTGACGCCGATGCTGCGTCCGCTGGACGACCTGGGCCAGGTCTGGGACATCGTCGAGGAGCACGCGGAGCCGGGGTACTACGCGGCGACGCTGAGCTCGGGGATCCGCGCGGAGATCACGGTGGGGCCCAAGTCCGCGGTGCACCGCTACACCTTCCCCGCGCACCACGACGCGCGGGTGGTCATCGACTTCTCCCTCGGCGGCCTGGACATCCCGTACGGGCGGACGGTGCCGCTGCGCGCGCACCTCGCGTCGGTGGGGCCGGGCTGTGCCGAGGGCGAGGTGGTCGTCGAGGGGGCGCCGCTGGCGGTGCGCGTCGAGTGCGACGCCCCGCAGTGGCGGCAGATGCTCTGGTACGACCGTCGGCTCATGCCCGGGGGCACCCGCCTGGACTTCGACCGCATCCGTCCGACGACGCTGCGGCCCTTCGGGCTCATGTGGGCGGGCCCCGCCGAGCCGGGCCAGGTGGTGGAGCTGCGGTTCGGGTTCTCGCTGCGCGGCGCGGAGCAGGCCCGGGAGTCGCTGCACCGGGAGTGCGGCCCCGGTCCCGGGGTCCCGTCCTTCGAGGTCCGACGAGCCGCCACGCAGGACGCGTGGCGCGAGCAGCTGGCCAAGGTCGCGGTGGACACGCCCTCGTCGGACAAGCAGACCGTGCTCGCGACCGCGCTGTACCACTCGCTCGTCAAGCCGTGCCTGGCACCCGACGAGTCGCCGTTCTGGCCCACGCCCGGTCCGTTCGCCTTCGACCTGTCGACGATGTGGGACATCTACCGCACGCACCTGCCCCTGATGACGGCGCTGGTCCCGGACAAGGCCGTCGAGCTGGCCAACGCGCTGCTCCAGATCGCGGAGGAGGAGGGCAACCTGCCGATCGGGTACCGGATGGCACGCGGCGCGGACCGGTTCTCGCGGCAGGGCTCCGCGCTCGCCCACACGTTCCTGGCGGACGTGTGCGCGCTGGGGCTGCCGGGCGTCGACTGGGACTGGGCGCTGGTGCACATGCACGACGACCTGCGCCGCACCTACGGCGAGGAGTACCTGCAGCGCGGGATCACCCACCCGGTGAGCCACACGCTGGACCTGGCGTTCGGCTACTGGTGCACCGCGATCGTGGCGGCCCGTGCGGGCGACCTCACGCTCGTCGACCAGTTCAGCGCGCTCGCCGGGGGCTGGACCACCGCGTTCGACCCGGCCACCGGACTGCTCGTCGACTCCACCTGGTACGAGGGCGGCAAGTGGAACTACTCGTTCCGGCTGCTGCACGACATGGCGTCGCGCGTCGCGCTCGCCGGCGGTGACGAGGCGTTCGTCGGGATGCTCGACCGGTTCTTCGGGTTCGGCGCGCCGCCGGTGCGCCAGCCGGGCCTGCTCCCGGGGCTCGACGAGCTGGCCGCGGGCTACGCACTGGACCGGTTCGAGGGGCTGAACAACGAGCCGGACATGGAGGCGCCCTGGGCGTACATGTACGCGGGCCGGCCGGACCGCACCGCGCAGGTGGTGCACGACGTGGTGCAGCAGCAGTTCGGCACGGGCCGCGGCGGGCTGCCCGGCAACGACGACTCCGGCGGGCTGTCCTCCTGGTACGTGTGGGCGTCGCTCGGCCTGTTCCCGGTCGCCGGCCAGAACCTGTTCCTGCTCAACGCGCCCGCGTGGCGGGAGGCGCGCCTGGACCTCGGCGGTGCCGCGCTCACGGTGGAGACCACCGGGTTCGTCGAGCCCGAGGCCGGTGGGCCGCCGCAGCACGTGCAGTCCGTCCACCTCGACGGCGAGCCGCTCGACCGGCCGTACCTGACCGGCGGCGAGCTGCACCGCGGCGGCCGGCTCCTGATCGGCCTGGGGCCGGAACCGTCCGGCTGGGGCACCACGCACCGGCCACCCAGCTCACCCGCCCCGCCTACCCGCCCCGGCCGCGCCGGCCACCTGACCCCGCTCGAGAGGACGACACCGTGA
- the purN gene encoding phosphoribosylglycinamide formyltransferase, whose translation MTASADHRPVRIALLASGTGSTAAAIMDAAGRSLAGTVCLVISNNSGSGALEHARRRGVPTRHLSGVTHLDPDELDAAMLAALEEADADLVVLAGYMKKLGPRTLARWAGEVVNTHPALLPAYGGVGMYGDRVHAAVLADGARETGASVHVVTAEYDEGPVLARAVVPVEPDDDVASLRARVQAAEKALLLGWLAERCGGTEGHSA comes from the coding sequence GTGACCGCGAGCGCTGACCACCGTCCTGTCCGGATCGCGTTGCTCGCGTCGGGCACCGGCTCCACCGCCGCGGCGATCATGGACGCCGCGGGGCGGTCCCTGGCGGGCACGGTGTGCCTGGTGATCAGCAACAACAGCGGTTCGGGGGCGCTCGAGCACGCGCGCCGGCGCGGGGTGCCCACCCGGCACCTGAGCGGCGTGACGCACCTGGACCCCGACGAGCTGGACGCCGCGATGCTCGCCGCGCTCGAGGAGGCGGACGCCGACCTCGTCGTGCTGGCCGGCTACATGAAGAAGCTCGGACCGCGGACGCTCGCCCGGTGGGCGGGCGAGGTGGTGAACACGCACCCGGCGCTGCTGCCCGCGTACGGCGGCGTCGGCATGTACGGCGACCGCGTGCACGCGGCGGTCCTCGCGGACGGGGCACGGGAGACGGGCGCGTCCGTGCACGTCGTCACGGCCGAGTACGACGAGGGTCCCGTGCTGGCTCGCGCGGTGGTGCCGGTCGAGCCCGACGACGACGTCGCGAGCCTGCGCGCCCGCGTCCAGGCCGCCGAGAAGGCGCTCCTGCTCGGCTGGCTCGCCGAGCGCTGTGGCGGGACCGAGGGCCATTCGGCCTGA
- a CDS encoding sensor histidine kinase: MIPDAARRLWALPPVPDPPVRVWRDWALVGLVVVGATLEVTLRKDVAWPVAAWVMALVLAGTLLWRRTHPLTTVVVAFSTVIVVDAVARATGTTKEIGLGSMAFVLLLGYALYRWGSGRQVVLGSAVLLTAFTLGIARDWTSVVETIAAFCFMAAPAVVGLVVRLSVTSRARTLDAVRLREREQLARELHDTVAHHVSAIVVRAQAGRVVAGADPAAAAEALAVIEQEGARTLAEMRTLVGALRGSDEAALAPTRDAADVPGLAAIDPRVVVERTGRLDDLGPAVGGAVYRIAQESVTNAVRHARSATRIVVRVVGDDDAVRCTVSDDGEAAGPARGGGYGIAGMTERASLLGGTLVAGPTDRGWLVTAELPRERLRP, from the coding sequence GTGATCCCCGACGCCGCCCGACGCCTGTGGGCGCTGCCGCCCGTGCCGGACCCGCCCGTGCGCGTCTGGCGGGACTGGGCGCTCGTCGGGCTCGTCGTCGTCGGCGCGACGCTCGAGGTGACGCTGCGCAAGGACGTCGCGTGGCCGGTGGCCGCATGGGTGATGGCGCTCGTGCTCGCCGGGACGCTCCTGTGGCGGCGGACGCACCCGCTCACGACGGTCGTCGTCGCGTTCTCCACGGTGATCGTCGTCGACGCGGTGGCGCGGGCGACCGGCACGACGAAGGAGATCGGCCTGGGGTCGATGGCGTTCGTCCTGCTGCTCGGCTACGCGCTGTACCGGTGGGGCTCGGGCCGGCAGGTGGTGCTCGGCTCAGCGGTGCTGCTCACGGCCTTCACGCTCGGGATCGCGCGCGACTGGACGTCCGTCGTGGAGACGATCGCCGCGTTCTGCTTCATGGCGGCGCCCGCGGTCGTCGGGCTCGTCGTACGGCTGTCCGTCACGTCCCGCGCGCGCACGCTCGACGCGGTGCGGCTGCGCGAGCGCGAGCAGCTGGCGCGCGAGCTGCACGACACGGTGGCGCACCACGTGTCCGCGATCGTCGTGCGCGCGCAGGCCGGGCGCGTGGTCGCGGGGGCGGACCCCGCGGCCGCCGCGGAGGCGCTGGCCGTGATCGAGCAGGAGGGCGCGCGCACGCTCGCGGAGATGCGCACGCTCGTCGGCGCGCTGCGGGGGTCCGACGAGGCCGCCCTCGCGCCCACGCGCGACGCCGCCGACGTGCCCGGGCTGGCGGCGATCGACCCGCGCGTGGTGGTCGAGCGGACGGGCCGGCTCGACGACCTGGGCCCGGCCGTGGGCGGTGCGGTCTACCGGATCGCGCAGGAGTCGGTCACCAACGCGGTCCGGCACGCGCGGTCCGCGACGAGGATCGTCGTGCGGGTCGTCGGCGACGACGACGCGGTCCGCTGCACCGTGTCCGACGACGGCGAGGCGGCCGGTCCCGCGCGCGGGGGCGGCTACGGGATCGCCGGGATGACCGAGCGGGCGTCGTTGCTGGGCGGCACGCTCGTCGCGGGCCCGACGGATCGTGGATGGCTGGTCACGGCCGAGCTCCCGCGCGAGAGGCTGCGCCCATGA
- a CDS encoding organic hydroperoxide resistance protein, whose product MTAVYTAVATATGEGRSGHTRSSDGLIDLDLAIPKEMGGPGGLTNPEQLFAAGYAACFHSALASVARSRKVTYVDSAVTAEVGIGPRAEGGFGLEVTLRVELGGIDQAAAEELVEAAHQVCPYSNATRGNVPVTLETTTA is encoded by the coding sequence ATGACCGCCGTCTACACCGCCGTCGCCACCGCCACCGGAGAGGGCCGCTCGGGGCACACCCGCTCGTCGGACGGCCTGATCGACCTGGACCTCGCCATCCCGAAGGAGATGGGCGGCCCCGGCGGCCTGACCAACCCGGAGCAGCTGTTCGCCGCCGGGTACGCCGCGTGCTTCCACAGCGCGCTGGCGAGCGTCGCCCGCTCGCGCAAGGTGACGTACGTGGACTCCGCGGTCACCGCCGAGGTCGGCATCGGCCCGCGTGCGGAGGGCGGCTTCGGGCTCGAGGTCACGCTGCGCGTGGAGCTCGGCGGGATCGACCAGGCCGCCGCGGAGGAGCTGGTCGAGGCCGCGCACCAGGTCTGCCCGTACTCCAACGCGACGCGCGGCAACGTCCCGGTCACCCTGGAGACGACGACCGCCTGA
- a CDS encoding glycosyltransferase, giving the protein MSTVTATRPERRLVIVVRADPVICGHSGEARNLAEAALRRGFDDVRIVTWPVDRLQEAGLPLKPLDGVLPYSPGIVVERPGPVGDYKVPDGRYLAGLTGRLVELFTDGVPTVALSLYLSPHSTAVDDAVTAARRTGLPVDVVTVAEAVGSDVTNVVRACVEEDRFGAAAHVLTQYLAHDVCLAVSQYTRDLVVAEAAALDARHGTRFAEQCAARVAVSYPAVDVGAYLARDDDETDGVLAARGLTRGGYVLYLSRLAHAKGVDDLIDGYVRSGAPAAGQRLVVAGNGPQAAELRAQAAGTPVADLITFLDDVPDDEKGHLMAGCTAFVLPSKPRPEFVETFGIALVESMLSGGGPVITTVTGGIGEAVGDTALVVPVSDPGAIAAALDRVLAMPSDERAAWSQRAREYALQFDRAVVLDHILTRVAAVRRTPALTR; this is encoded by the coding sequence GTGAGCACCGTCACCGCCACCCGCCCGGAGCGCCGCCTCGTCATCGTCGTGCGCGCCGACCCCGTCATCTGCGGCCACTCGGGCGAGGCCCGGAACCTGGCCGAGGCCGCGCTGCGCCGCGGGTTCGACGACGTCCGCATCGTCACCTGGCCGGTCGACCGGCTCCAGGAGGCCGGGCTGCCGCTCAAGCCGCTGGACGGCGTGCTGCCGTACAGCCCAGGCATCGTCGTGGAGCGACCCGGGCCCGTCGGCGACTACAAGGTGCCCGACGGCCGGTACCTCGCGGGGCTGACCGGGCGGCTCGTCGAGCTGTTCACCGACGGCGTCCCCACGGTCGCGCTGTCGCTCTACCTGTCCCCGCACTCCACCGCGGTGGACGACGCGGTCACGGCGGCTCGTCGGACCGGCCTGCCGGTGGACGTCGTCACGGTCGCCGAGGCCGTGGGCTCCGACGTGACCAACGTGGTGCGCGCCTGCGTCGAGGAGGACCGCTTCGGGGCCGCCGCGCACGTGCTGACCCAGTACCTGGCGCACGACGTGTGCCTCGCGGTCTCGCAGTACACGCGCGACCTCGTCGTCGCCGAGGCCGCCGCCCTGGACGCGCGGCACGGGACGCGTTTCGCCGAGCAGTGCGCCGCGCGCGTCGCGGTGTCCTACCCGGCGGTCGACGTGGGCGCGTACCTCGCCCGCGACGACGACGAGACCGACGGGGTGCTCGCCGCCCGGGGCCTGACCCGCGGTGGGTACGTGCTGTACCTGTCGCGCCTCGCCCACGCCAAGGGCGTCGACGACCTCATCGACGGCTACGTGCGCTCGGGCGCGCCCGCGGCCGGGCAGCGGCTGGTCGTCGCGGGCAACGGTCCCCAGGCGGCCGAGCTGCGCGCGCAGGCCGCGGGCACGCCGGTCGCGGACCTCATCACGTTCCTCGACGACGTGCCGGACGACGAGAAGGGGCACCTCATGGCCGGCTGCACGGCGTTCGTGCTGCCCTCCAAGCCGCGCCCCGAGTTCGTCGAGACGTTCGGCATCGCGCTGGTCGAGAGCATGCTCTCGGGCGGCGGCCCGGTGATCACCACGGTCACGGGCGGGATCGGCGAGGCGGTCGGCGACACCGCGCTCGTCGTCCCCGTCTCCGACCCGGGCGCGATCGCCGCCGCGCTGGACCGCGTGCTGGCGATGCCGTCCGACGAGCGCGCCGCCTGGTCGCAGCGTGCCCGCGAGTACGCGCTGCAGTTCGACCGTGCGGTGGTGCTCGACCACATCCTGACCCGGGTGGCCGCGGTCCGCCGCACCCCCGCACTCACCCGGTGA
- a CDS encoding TetR/AcrR family transcriptional regulator, which translates to MSSQPDSASPVASPGRPPSAARERLLRTAAALFYRDGVRAVGVDRVVAEAAVTRATFYRHFPGKDDLVVAYLRAADGAVREHAGEPPGGADEARAWLRATTRELGRTVCGAGFRGCPFINAAAEYPDPTSAVRVAVLEHRAWLEGAVRTAFARSGHPDAAGAARHWMALRDGAMVAAYLTDPQVARASLEHGVDDLLAQAPGG; encoded by the coding sequence ATGTCAAGCCAGCCCGACTCCGCGTCCCCGGTCGCTAGCCCGGGTCGTCCGCCGTCCGCCGCGCGCGAGCGCCTGCTGCGGACCGCGGCCGCGTTGTTCTACCGCGACGGCGTGCGCGCGGTGGGCGTCGACCGCGTCGTCGCCGAGGCCGCCGTGACCCGCGCGACGTTCTACCGGCACTTCCCCGGCAAGGACGACCTCGTCGTGGCGTACCTGCGCGCCGCCGACGGGGCGGTGCGCGAGCACGCGGGCGAGCCCCCCGGCGGGGCCGACGAGGCCCGGGCGTGGCTCCGCGCGACGACGAGGGAGCTCGGCCGCACCGTGTGCGGCGCCGGGTTCCGCGGGTGCCCGTTCATCAACGCCGCCGCGGAGTACCCGGACCCGACGAGCGCGGTGCGCGTCGCCGTCCTGGAGCACCGCGCGTGGCTCGAGGGTGCGGTCCGCACCGCCTTTGCCCGGAGCGGCCACCCCGACGCGGCCGGCGCGGCACGGCACTGGATGGCGCTGCGCGACGGGGCGATGGTCGCGGCCTACCTCACCGACCCGCAGGTCGCCCGAGCCTCGCTCGAGCACGGCGTCGACGACCTCCTGGCCCAGGCGCCCGGCGGGTGA
- a CDS encoding response regulator translates to MSIRVLVADDQEIVRTGLRMILDAQPGIEVVAEAGDGRTAVRLARELRPDVCLLDIRMPELDGLAATRELAGPDVAEPLAVVVITTFDLDEYVHGALRAGARGFLLKDAGPELLAQAVRAAASGEALIAPAVTVRLLAAFAEARHAVRRDPLEPLTGREEQVLATVARGLTNAEIATELHISLSTVKTHLTGLMTKLGARNRVEIAMWAYETGRVRP, encoded by the coding sequence ATGAGCATCCGCGTGCTGGTGGCCGACGACCAGGAGATCGTGCGCACCGGCCTGCGGATGATCCTCGACGCGCAGCCCGGCATCGAGGTGGTGGCGGAGGCGGGCGACGGGCGCACCGCCGTCCGCCTGGCCCGGGAGCTGCGGCCGGACGTGTGCCTGCTCGACATCCGCATGCCGGAGCTGGACGGGCTCGCGGCGACGCGGGAGCTGGCCGGACCCGACGTCGCCGAGCCGCTCGCGGTCGTCGTCATCACGACGTTCGACCTGGACGAGTACGTGCACGGCGCGCTGCGCGCGGGGGCCCGCGGGTTCCTGCTCAAGGACGCGGGACCCGAGCTGCTGGCGCAGGCGGTGCGGGCGGCGGCGTCCGGCGAGGCGCTCATCGCCCCGGCCGTGACCGTCCGGCTGCTCGCGGCGTTCGCCGAGGCCCGCCACGCCGTCCGTCGCGACCCGCTCGAGCCGCTGACCGGGCGCGAGGAGCAGGTGCTGGCGACCGTGGCCCGCGGCCTGACCAACGCGGAGATCGCGACCGAGCTCCACATCAGCCTGAGCACGGTCAAGACGCACCTGACCGGCCTGATGACGAAGCTGGGCGCGCGCAACCGCGTCGAGATCGCGATGTGGGCCTACGAGACGGGCCGCGTCCGCCCCTGA
- a CDS encoding LacI family DNA-binding transcriptional regulator encodes MADVARRAGVSTKTVSNVLSGNVPVSGATRERVLGAVDDLGYEINVTARILRRGRSGLIGLAVPELGQPYFGELADEVLAAARRHGLHVLIEPTGFAREHELAALRVPRRRLLDGLIFSPAALDQGDVAVLEGLDYPLVLLGEQIFSPRVDHVTMHNVDGARTATDLLLDAGRRHIAALGILSAPTAGASRLRFQGYREALAARGIGVDERLLGRADEGWHRANGARAMASVLDSGVAVDGVVAFNDALAIGAMHELQVRGHAIPRDVAVVGFDDIEDARFSVPSLTTIDPGRREVAQVAVDVLRRRLDERETPHLTGTPPVRHLAALRLVERDSTPPRRA; translated from the coding sequence ATGGCCGACGTCGCGCGGCGTGCGGGCGTCTCCACGAAGACCGTCTCGAACGTCCTGAGCGGCAACGTCCCGGTCAGCGGCGCCACGCGCGAGCGGGTGCTCGGCGCGGTGGACGACCTGGGCTACGAGATCAACGTGACGGCGCGGATCCTGCGCCGCGGGCGCAGCGGCCTGATCGGGTTGGCGGTCCCCGAGCTCGGCCAGCCGTACTTCGGGGAGCTGGCCGACGAGGTGCTCGCGGCGGCCCGTCGGCACGGGCTGCACGTGCTGATCGAGCCGACCGGCTTCGCGCGGGAGCACGAGCTCGCCGCGCTCCGCGTGCCGCGCCGGCGCCTGCTCGACGGCCTGATCTTCAGCCCGGCCGCGCTCGACCAGGGCGACGTGGCGGTGCTCGAGGGGCTCGACTACCCCCTGGTGCTCCTCGGTGAGCAGATCTTCTCGCCGCGCGTCGACCACGTCACGATGCACAACGTCGACGGCGCACGCACGGCGACGGACCTGCTGCTCGACGCGGGCCGCCGGCACATCGCGGCCCTCGGGATCCTGAGTGCGCCGACGGCGGGCGCGTCGCGCCTGCGGTTCCAGGGCTACCGGGAGGCCCTCGCGGCGCGCGGGATCGGCGTCGACGAGCGGCTCCTGGGCCGGGCCGACGAGGGCTGGCACCGCGCGAACGGTGCGCGGGCGATGGCGTCCGTGCTCGACTCGGGCGTGGCGGTGGACGGCGTCGTGGCGTTCAACGATGCGCTCGCGATCGGCGCGATGCACGAGCTGCAGGTGCGCGGGCACGCCATCCCGCGGGACGTCGCCGTGGTCGGGTTCGACGACATCGAGGACGCCCGGTTCTCGGTCCCGTCGTTGACGACGATCGACCCGGGACGACGCGAGGTCGCGCAGGTCGCGGTCGACGTGCTGCGCCGCCGGCTCGACGAGCGGGAGACGCCGCACCTGACGGGCACGCCGCCCGTGCGTCACCTGGCCGCGCTGCGGCTCGTCGAGCGCGACAGCACGCCCCCGCGCCGGGCCTGA